One Photobacterium sp. TY1-4 genomic window carries:
- a CDS encoding CDK5RAP3 family protein: MLETSLKIVEIMLIASGLLLITKSVFQYGTRTRDWSGVVKMFYKRVSMNVAEYKAYRLGVSAFILGVLVRIVNLTLWPF; encoded by the coding sequence ATGCTGGAAACCTCATTGAAAATTGTGGAAATCATGTTGATCGCTTCCGGCTTGCTGTTGATCACCAAAAGTGTTTTTCAGTACGGCACGCGAACCCGGGACTGGTCCGGCGTTGTTAAAATGTTCTACAAGCGTGTCAGCATGAATGTTGCAGAATATAAAGCCTATCGGCTGGGAGTCAGTGCTTTCATCCTGGGTGTCCTGGTTCGGATTGTTAATCTGACTCTCTGGCCTTTCTAA
- a CDS encoding ATP-binding protein, which produces MLNKLITRRLPSLRSRLLLAAAVWLITITLAAGYLVPNFIKRYLIDQEQQQLALYVDELTARVEFGADGRVSLPEKLSNPRFRSPYSGLYWTIQVNGQQFRSRSLWDARIAGNEENGYTGPKQQSLLLVQRTILLPESDAPVTLMVASDQAKLNATLQQLTQGLWLILLTMAAGILVLIWLQISWSLLPLRTLRQNLKHVRDGEARDLTGTYPIEVKPVIDDLNALLFHYQELLERARNHAGNLSHALKTPIAILTNEVANLTPADQQQLTPALTQLRQHIDYHLGRARMAGAANVLAARSAPAVRVDAIAMAMDKVYAERAVTLVNELDSELVVAVETRDLDEMVGNLIENSYKWASHLIRVHQTAGNAHTVSITIEDDGPGMDDEDYHTVLQRGIRLDETTPGSGLGLSIVNELAHSYRGSLTLDRSALGGIKAVLVLPRPRTES; this is translated from the coding sequence ATGCTGAATAAGTTAATCACCCGACGACTGCCCAGTCTGCGCAGTCGTCTGCTACTGGCAGCCGCCGTATGGCTGATCACGATCACGCTGGCCGCCGGTTACCTGGTGCCGAACTTTATCAAGCGCTACCTGATCGATCAGGAGCAGCAGCAGCTTGCTTTGTATGTCGATGAACTCACCGCACGGGTTGAATTCGGTGCCGACGGTCGGGTGAGCCTGCCGGAAAAGCTGTCCAATCCGAGATTTCGCTCGCCATACAGCGGGCTCTACTGGACCATTCAGGTCAATGGCCAGCAGTTCCGCTCCCGGTCTTTGTGGGACGCACGGATTGCCGGGAATGAAGAAAACGGTTATACCGGTCCGAAACAGCAATCCCTGTTGCTCGTCCAACGCACAATCTTGCTACCGGAAAGTGACGCGCCCGTCACCTTAATGGTGGCTTCAGATCAAGCCAAGCTCAATGCGACCCTACAGCAACTGACCCAGGGGCTGTGGTTGATCCTGCTGACCATGGCCGCCGGGATCCTGGTTTTAATCTGGCTCCAGATCAGTTGGTCGCTGCTCCCCCTGCGTACCTTGCGGCAAAATCTCAAACATGTACGGGATGGTGAAGCCAGGGATCTGACCGGGACCTACCCGATTGAGGTCAAACCTGTGATTGACGATCTCAATGCGCTGCTTTTTCACTATCAGGAGCTGCTGGAGCGCGCTCGCAATCATGCCGGCAACCTCTCCCATGCGCTGAAAACGCCGATTGCTATCTTGACCAACGAAGTGGCCAACCTCACCCCGGCAGACCAACAGCAACTCACTCCGGCGCTAACGCAACTTCGGCAACACATCGACTACCATCTCGGCCGGGCCCGGATGGCTGGTGCTGCAAATGTCTTAGCGGCCAGGAGTGCCCCTGCTGTTCGGGTGGATGCCATTGCGATGGCGATGGACAAGGTGTACGCCGAGCGGGCCGTGACGCTGGTCAATGAACTCGACAGCGAACTGGTTGTCGCAGTTGAAACGCGCGATCTCGATGAAATGGTGGGCAACCTGATTGAGAATAGCTACAAGTGGGCCAGTCACCTGATCCGCGTCCATCAAACCGCAGGCAACGCACATACCGTCAGTATCACCATCGAGGATGACGGGCCCGGGATGGACGACGAGGATTATCATACCGTTTTACAACGCGGGATCCGCCTGGATGAGACAACACCGGGAAGTGGGCTGGGCTTGAGCATCGTCAATGAGCTCGCACACAGCTATCGTGGATCGTTGACCTTAGATCGAAGCGCGCTTGGCGGCATCAAAGCGGTACTGGTGCTCCCCCGCCCCCGAACCGAGTCATGA